One segment of Streptomyces sp. YIM 121038 DNA contains the following:
- a CDS encoding FAD-dependent oxidoreductase: MHHIVIVGGGFAGVWSAASAARVRGDAAIRITLVSPGTDLVLRPRLYEAEPERALVPLKRILEPVGVEHVQATVTEIDTAGRRVVTGDGEVLAYDRLVLATGSQLIRPQLPGAERVFDVDTLDGAVALRDHLRGRTGFTAVVVGAGFTGLEVATELAGRGRVILADRSAVVGPELGDGPRPAIEAALDRLGVERRLGTTVTEVKDGSVRWADGTWSEADAVIWTAGLRASPLTAHVEGPRDRLGRLEVDARLRVSPDVFAAGDTAAARLDAGHVTVQSCQYAVPMGRTAGHNAAADLLGLPLIDFAPGPYVTDIDLGGAGAVFTRGWDRRVESTGADGKLVKQWIMEKIHPPVDDAEEILNAAAYVYVVIPGAREL; this comes from the coding sequence ATGCATCACATCGTGATCGTCGGCGGCGGCTTCGCGGGCGTCTGGAGCGCCGCCTCGGCCGCCCGGGTGCGCGGCGACGCCGCCATACGGATCACCCTCGTATCGCCCGGCACGGACTTGGTGTTGCGACCGCGTCTGTACGAGGCCGAGCCGGAGCGGGCGCTGGTGCCCCTGAAGCGGATCCTGGAGCCCGTCGGAGTCGAGCACGTCCAGGCCACGGTGACGGAGATCGACACCGCGGGCCGCCGTGTCGTCACCGGCGACGGCGAGGTGCTCGCGTACGACCGTCTGGTGCTCGCGACGGGCAGTCAGCTGATCCGTCCGCAGCTGCCCGGGGCGGAGCGCGTCTTCGACGTCGACACCCTGGACGGGGCCGTCGCCCTCAGGGACCATCTGCGCGGCCGCACCGGCTTCACCGCCGTGGTCGTCGGCGCCGGATTCACCGGCCTGGAGGTCGCCACGGAACTGGCCGGGCGGGGCCGGGTGATCCTGGCGGACCGGAGCGCCGTCGTCGGCCCGGAGCTCGGTGACGGGCCGCGCCCGGCGATCGAGGCGGCCCTCGACCGGCTGGGCGTGGAGCGGCGCCTCGGCACCACCGTGACCGAGGTGAAGGACGGCTCCGTGCGGTGGGCGGACGGCACCTGGAGCGAGGCGGACGCGGTGATCTGGACCGCCGGGCTGCGGGCCAGCCCGCTCACCGCGCACGTCGAGGGCCCCCGGGACCGGCTCGGCCGCCTGGAGGTGGACGCCCGACTGCGGGTTTCCCCCGACGTGTTCGCCGCGGGCGACACGGCCGCGGCACGGCTCGACGCCGGTCACGTCACCGTGCAGAGCTGCCAGTACGCGGTCCCGATGGGAAGGACCGCGGGCCACAACGCCGCCGCCGACCTCCTCGGCCTGCCGCTCATCGACTTCGCCCCCGGGCCGTACGTCACCGACATCGACCTCGGCGGGGCGGGCGCGGTCTTCACCCGGGGCTGGGACCGCCGGGTCGAGTCCACCGGGGCCGACGGGAAGCTCGTCAAGCAGTGGATCATGGAGAAGATCCACCCGCCGGTCGACGACGCCGAGGAGATCCTGAACGCGGCGGCATATGTGTACGTCGTCATTCCCGGAGCCCGCGAACTGTGA
- a CDS encoding pyridoxamine 5'-phosphate oxidase family protein, translated as MTDEQLPSVLPETARTRHRRLREQGSRERALLDAVLEAGFVCHLGVVVDGVPMVVPTVYGSDGRNLYFHGSVASCSLVASPEAAVCVTVTHVDGLVLARSVFEHGVNYRSAMVYGVPRLVTDPQEKLAGLRRLTEQAAPGQWDYARRPNRKELAATALLALSLEEASVKIRTGAPEDGDGPDAALGIWAGVLPLNSTWGEPEADPLLPEGIAPPAHIAARGTTRAG; from the coding sequence GTGACCGACGAACAACTGCCGTCCGTGCTCCCGGAGACGGCCCGTACCCGCCATCGTCGCCTGCGCGAGCAGGGAAGCCGCGAGCGCGCCCTGCTGGACGCCGTCCTGGAGGCCGGATTCGTCTGCCATCTCGGTGTCGTCGTCGACGGCGTCCCGATGGTCGTGCCGACCGTCTACGGCAGTGACGGCCGGAATCTCTACTTCCATGGCTCCGTCGCCAGTTGCAGCCTGGTCGCCTCGCCCGAGGCGGCGGTGTGCGTGACCGTCACGCACGTGGACGGCCTGGTGCTCGCCCGCTCCGTGTTCGAGCACGGCGTGAACTACCGCAGCGCGATGGTCTACGGCGTCCCGCGCCTCGTCACGGACCCGCAGGAGAAGCTGGCGGGCCTGCGCCGCCTCACCGAGCAGGCGGCGCCCGGACAGTGGGACTACGCCCGCCGGCCCAACCGCAAGGAACTGGCGGCGACCGCGCTGCTCGCGCTCTCGCTGGAGGAGGCGTCGGTCAAGATACGCACCGGCGCGCCCGAGGACGGGGACGGGCCCGACGCCGCCCTCGGCATCTGGGCGGGCGTGCTGCCGCTGAACTCCACGTGGGGCGAGCCGGAAGCCGACCCCCTCCTGCCCGAGGGCATCGCCCCGCCCGCGCACATCGCGGCCCGCGGCACCACCCGAGCGGGATAG
- a CDS encoding TetR/AcrR family transcriptional regulator produces MASRSTQILEAAARVIARRGVRGLRVEELAAEAGVSTGLIYYHFKDRTGILRHTLEFINERAERYTAARAEGGAPLSPREELDEALLLEFQDTPEVRENSTAWGELRASAVFDPALREDLARATLVWVQDVAGLLGRVRPLVPAASLAAAAERLTALLEGLSMRWLSGGLSLEHARGLVREAVDAELARLGQP; encoded by the coding sequence ATGGCGTCACGCAGTACTCAGATCCTGGAAGCGGCCGCGCGGGTGATCGCCCGTCGCGGTGTCCGCGGGCTCCGCGTGGAGGAGCTCGCGGCCGAGGCCGGGGTCTCCACCGGCCTGATCTACTACCACTTCAAGGACCGCACGGGCATCCTGCGGCACACGCTGGAGTTCATCAACGAGCGGGCCGAGCGCTACACCGCCGCGCGCGCCGAGGGCGGCGCGCCGCTCAGCCCCCGGGAGGAACTGGACGAGGCGCTCCTCCTCGAGTTCCAGGACACCCCGGAGGTCCGGGAGAACAGCACCGCCTGGGGCGAACTGCGGGCGAGCGCCGTCTTCGACCCGGCTCTGCGCGAGGACCTGGCCCGGGCGACCCTGGTCTGGGTGCAGGACGTGGCCGGGCTGCTCGGGCGGGTCCGGCCACTGGTGCCTGCGGCCTCGCTCGCCGCCGCCGCGGAACGCCTCACGGCCCTGCTGGAGGGCCTGAGCATGCGCTGGCTGAGCGGCGGTCTGTCCCTGGAGCACGCGCGCGGCCTCGTCCGGGAAGCCGTCGACGCGGAACTGGCCCGCCTCGGCCAGCCGTGA
- a CDS encoding agmatine deiminase family protein, whose product MSHLSPSRRAALRAFAAIGGALGLGATAACGSDKPSRTGSDTGTGVGTKRAKATDTGRRFGAEWESHTRTFMSWPALASVWEEDLPYVREDIARIARAVGEYEAVVMMARPDQQKAAQRACGSQVEVIPLAVDDLWARDTVPVFVEEDGETVGVDFNFNGWGDKQEHTNDARVGRTLLREYDIPRVKAPLVSEGGSFETDGEGTLLITESSIVNDNRNRGKTRDQIEDELLETLGLEKVIWLAGVRGEDITDAHVDSLVRFTEPGVVLLDQAFPGTPPDSWSRSADQARSVLSKATDARGRRFEIVDLPQPDLDRITGEGDDFVSTYANFYIANDAVFMPKFGDRKADDRARGILQDHFPKRDVVPVRIDTIASGGGGIHCSTHDEPGKPAD is encoded by the coding sequence GTGTCCCACCTCTCCCCCTCCCGTCGCGCGGCCCTGCGCGCCTTCGCCGCGATCGGCGGCGCGCTGGGCCTCGGCGCCACCGCCGCCTGCGGCTCCGACAAGCCCTCACGGACGGGATCCGACACCGGCACCGGTGTCGGCACCAAGCGGGCCAAGGCCACGGACACCGGGCGCCGCTTCGGCGCGGAGTGGGAGAGCCACACGCGCACGTTCATGTCGTGGCCCGCGCTCGCGTCCGTCTGGGAGGAGGACCTGCCGTACGTGCGTGAGGACATCGCCCGCATCGCACGGGCCGTCGGGGAGTACGAGGCCGTCGTGATGATGGCGCGGCCCGACCAGCAGAAGGCGGCGCAGCGGGCGTGCGGCTCGCAGGTCGAGGTCATCCCGCTCGCCGTCGACGACCTGTGGGCCCGCGACACCGTCCCTGTCTTCGTGGAGGAGGACGGCGAGACCGTCGGCGTCGACTTCAACTTCAACGGCTGGGGCGACAAGCAGGAGCACACCAACGACGCCCGCGTGGGACGCACGCTCCTGCGCGAGTACGACATCCCCCGCGTCAAGGCGCCGCTCGTCTCCGAGGGCGGCTCCTTCGAGACCGACGGCGAGGGCACCCTGCTCATCACCGAGAGCTCGATCGTCAACGACAACCGCAACCGCGGCAAGACCCGCGACCAGATCGAGGACGAGCTGCTCGAAACCCTCGGCCTGGAGAAGGTGATCTGGCTGGCGGGCGTCCGCGGCGAGGACATCACGGACGCGCACGTGGACAGCCTCGTCCGGTTCACCGAACCCGGCGTCGTCCTGCTGGACCAGGCGTTCCCCGGCACTCCCCCGGACTCCTGGTCGCGCTCCGCCGACCAGGCGCGGTCGGTGCTGAGCAAGGCCACCGACGCCCGGGGGCGGCGCTTCGAGATCGTCGACCTGCCGCAGCCCGACCTCGACAGGATCACGGGCGAGGGCGACGACTTCGTGTCGACGTACGCCAACTTCTACATCGCCAACGACGCGGTGTTCATGCCGAAGTTCGGCGACCGGAAGGCCGACGACCGCGCGCGCGGCATCCTCCAGGACCACTTCCCCAAGCGGGACGTCGTGCCGGTCCGCATCGACACCATCGCCTCCGGCGGGGGCGGCATCCACTGCTCGACCCACGACGAGCCGGGCAAGCCCGCCGACTGA
- a CDS encoding WGR domain-containing protein has translation MSGSAMSGAPESTTYLELSQDGGGAHKFYEVTVAGQSVTVRYGRIGADGQTQSTTFATAEKARAAAAKKVGEKVRKGYAPAIPGQRAPRPVTRRQVTSAPSTARSVAPVLWRFRTGSSAFGIHVDADHCWVGNQSGDVYTLDHDGGVLARFSLPDGVKCLVADDFWIYAGCDDGRVYDLSSKLPFAAYDIAADVDIFWLDIHEGLLNVSDREGRLTVIDHEDEHQWARRSGGEHAWMVRADGRAVYHGHSRGVTAYAPDGGGELWHTSTRGGVLFGWQEDEAVYAGTAHRAVQRLAKATGAVEATYACDSAVYSCATSPGGRFVFAGDAASSVYCFDRDGTRLWKLGTGGGSALSMQYHDERLYLVTTDGSLVCVDASDAAVSAAEQGTVPVARDVKLAAAVPTYAPGSAAAAVTTVAHAPAGAVVVECVQEGGRLRVHVVSEGYDSSWRVQFPRAMREPGARYAVAALHAAAGGFYRVRGEIQRLL, from the coding sequence ATGTCTGGGTCCGCCATGTCCGGTGCGCCGGAGTCGACGACGTATCTGGAGCTGTCGCAGGACGGCGGGGGCGCGCACAAGTTCTACGAGGTGACCGTCGCGGGCCAGTCGGTGACGGTGCGGTACGGGAGGATCGGCGCCGACGGACAGACGCAGAGCACCACGTTCGCCACGGCGGAGAAGGCCCGTGCCGCCGCCGCGAAGAAGGTGGGCGAGAAGGTCCGCAAGGGGTACGCCCCCGCGATCCCCGGGCAGCGCGCCCCGCGTCCGGTGACGCGGCGCCAGGTGACCTCCGCCCCGTCCACCGCGCGGTCCGTGGCTCCGGTCCTGTGGCGGTTCCGCACCGGCTCCTCGGCGTTCGGCATCCACGTCGACGCCGACCACTGCTGGGTCGGCAACCAGTCGGGGGACGTCTACACCCTGGACCACGACGGCGGCGTCCTGGCCAGGTTCAGCCTGCCGGACGGCGTGAAGTGCCTGGTCGCCGACGACTTCTGGATCTACGCGGGCTGCGACGACGGCCGGGTGTACGACCTGTCGTCGAAGCTGCCCTTCGCCGCGTACGACATCGCGGCGGACGTCGACATCTTCTGGCTCGACATCCACGAGGGCCTGCTGAACGTGTCGGACCGCGAGGGCCGGCTCACGGTCATCGACCACGAGGACGAGCACCAGTGGGCCCGCCGCAGCGGGGGCGAGCACGCCTGGATGGTCCGCGCCGACGGCCGGGCCGTCTACCACGGCCACTCCCGGGGCGTCACCGCCTACGCGCCCGACGGGGGAGGCGAGTTGTGGCACACCTCCACCCGTGGCGGTGTGCTGTTCGGCTGGCAGGAGGACGAGGCCGTGTACGCGGGGACCGCGCACCGCGCCGTCCAGCGCCTCGCCAAGGCCACCGGCGCCGTCGAGGCCACGTACGCCTGCGACAGTGCGGTGTACTCCTGCGCGACCTCGCCCGGCGGCCGGTTCGTCTTCGCCGGTGACGCGGCCTCGTCCGTGTACTGCTTCGACCGGGACGGCACCCGGCTGTGGAAGCTCGGCACGGGCGGCGGCTCGGCCCTGTCCATGCAGTACCACGACGAGCGGCTGTACTTGGTGACCACGGACGGCTCACTGGTGTGCGTGGACGCGAGCGACGCGGCCGTCTCCGCCGCGGAGCAGGGCACGGTCCCGGTCGCCCGGGACGTCAAGCTGGCCGCCGCGGTGCCCACCTACGCGCCGGGCAGCGCGGCGGCCGCGGTGACCACCGTCGCCCACGCCCCCGCCGGAGCGGTCGTCGTCGAGTGCGTCCAGGAGGGCGGCCGACTGCGCGTGCACGTGGTGTCCGAGGGCTACGACTCCTCCTGGAGGGTCCAGTTCCCGCGCGCCATGCGGGAGCCCGGGGCCCGCTACGCCGTGGCCGCCCTGCACGCGGCGGCGGGCGGGTTCTACCGCGTGCGCGGGGAGATCCAGCGGCTCCTGTGA
- a CDS encoding DinB family protein: protein MTSSLERPPLLADERTALVGWLDLQRQILRRKCAGLSEADAHRSVLPTSPAMTMAGLVRHMRWTEHTWLEVLFLGGDETRNPSFDETDEDADWRTEGIPLAQLLAEYEAQCARSNEIVAAASLDDVGRHRGFRSGGANLRWMLVHLVEETGRHAGHADIVRELLDGTKGYY from the coding sequence ATGACCTCTTCACTCGAACGTCCCCCCTTGCTGGCCGACGAACGCACCGCGCTCGTCGGCTGGCTGGATCTCCAGCGGCAGATCCTGCGCAGGAAGTGCGCGGGCCTGAGCGAGGCGGACGCGCACCGCTCCGTCCTGCCCACCTCGCCCGCGATGACGATGGCCGGGCTCGTCCGCCACATGCGGTGGACCGAACACACCTGGCTCGAGGTGCTCTTCCTCGGCGGCGACGAGACGCGGAACCCGTCCTTCGACGAGACGGACGAGGACGCCGACTGGCGGACCGAAGGCATCCCGCTGGCACAGCTGCTCGCGGAGTACGAGGCCCAGTGCGCCCGGAGCAACGAGATCGTGGCCGCGGCCTCCCTGGACGACGTCGGCCGCCACCGCGGCTTCCGCTCCGGCGGCGCCAACCTCCGCTGGATGCTCGTCCACCTCGTGGAGGAGACCGGGCGGCACGCGGGCCACGCGGACATCGTGAGGGAACTGCTCGACGGGACGAAGGGGTACTACTGA
- a CDS encoding tRNA-dependent cyclodipeptide synthase — protein sequence MSTDRNALFDGCGERGSRGGFIAEPLTARCRGLAELAQHACVGISPFNSYFKRARVAELCQWVLPRFERVHFHLPDGPSQYTLTATGMAADKARRRAHENGLKMRNRIRDGLARTGGHATGHATGPAAGLATGHVDTDPFLLDWEHLRANEAFQELHRQARHWFAADPAFRAMCLDASRRVLAHRMPGEPAEGQVEEAVRYFLADIPLLIDTPRIAGVETSVYVYHRTTPFVEALFAHRLPWSPSPHQGYLVLRPDENRATAGAPEN from the coding sequence GTGAGCACCGACCGGAACGCGCTCTTCGACGGCTGCGGCGAGCGCGGGAGCCGCGGGGGATTCATCGCCGAACCGCTCACCGCCCGCTGCCGCGGCCTCGCCGAGCTGGCCCAGCACGCCTGCGTGGGGATCAGCCCGTTCAACTCCTACTTCAAGCGCGCACGCGTCGCGGAGCTCTGCCAGTGGGTGCTGCCCCGCTTCGAGCGGGTCCACTTCCATCTCCCGGACGGCCCCTCCCAGTACACCCTCACCGCTACGGGCATGGCCGCGGACAAGGCCAGAAGGCGGGCGCACGAGAACGGGCTGAAGATGCGCAACCGCATCCGCGACGGTCTCGCCCGCACCGGTGGACACGCCACCGGGCACGCCACGGGACCCGCCGCCGGGCTCGCCACCGGGCACGTGGACACCGACCCGTTCCTGCTCGACTGGGAGCACCTGCGGGCGAACGAGGCCTTCCAGGAGCTGCACCGGCAGGCACGGCACTGGTTCGCCGCCGACCCGGCCTTCCGTGCCATGTGCCTGGACGCCTCGCGCCGCGTGCTAGCCCACCGCATGCCCGGCGAGCCGGCCGAGGGGCAGGTCGAGGAGGCGGTGCGGTACTTCCTCGCCGACATCCCCCTGCTCATCGACACCCCGCGGATCGCGGGGGTGGAGACCTCGGTGTACGTCTACCACCGCACGACGCCGTTCGTCGAAGCCCTCTTCGCGCACCGCCTGCCCTGGTCGCCCAGCCCCCACCAGGGCTATCTCGTCCTGCGCCCGGACGAAAACCGGGCGACAGCGGGGGCCCCGGAAAACTAG
- a CDS encoding DUF4360 domain-containing protein: protein MAGGLFASGALTALFAMALAPPSTSQDVPTTPQPPAERIRVEVATVNGSGCREGTVAVAAAPDNSAFTVTYSDYLASAGEQSDPVDFRKNCQLSLIVHAPVDYTYAIASVDYRGYASLQSGANGVEKASYYFQGSPDTTSESHRWRGPYADNWQATDSKPWEDLDWAPCGSRRNLNVNTELRVLLGSSDPGRTSFMTMDSTDAKVSSVYRLAWKPCPGK from the coding sequence ATGGCCGGTGGACTTTTCGCGAGCGGCGCGCTGACTGCGTTGTTCGCCATGGCTCTGGCTCCACCCAGCACGTCCCAAGACGTCCCCACGACTCCCCAACCGCCCGCCGAGAGAATCCGGGTCGAGGTCGCCACGGTCAACGGATCAGGCTGTCGGGAAGGCACGGTCGCCGTGGCGGCCGCCCCGGACAACTCGGCGTTCACCGTCACCTACAGCGACTACCTCGCCAGTGCGGGAGAGCAGTCCGATCCCGTCGACTTCCGCAAGAACTGCCAGCTCAGCCTGATCGTGCACGCCCCGGTGGACTACACCTACGCGATCGCCAGCGTCGACTACCGCGGCTATGCCTCACTGCAGTCCGGTGCCAACGGCGTCGAGAAGGCGTCGTACTACTTCCAGGGCTCACCCGACACCACGTCCGAGAGTCACCGATGGCGCGGCCCGTACGCCGACAACTGGCAAGCGACCGACTCGAAACCGTGGGAAGACCTGGACTGGGCGCCGTGCGGCTCCAGGCGGAACCTCAACGTCAACACCGAGCTGCGGGTCCTGCTCGGGTCCTCGGACCCCGGCAGGACGAGCTTCATGACCATGGACTCGACCGACGCCAAGGTCAGCAGCGTCTACCGACTCGCCTGGAAGCCGTGCCCGGGCAAGTAG
- a CDS encoding DUF1707 domain-containing protein, which translates to MSGEISPTGKSAGPGSSPALRASHADRDRVVEVLRVAAGDGLLTGDELDERLEVALSARTLSELAALTADLPPASAGADTAAVEAKDVVRFEQVHSGAIERTGRWVVPRKLELAVMYCAVTLDFTDAVITHDTLRIDVGMTGKTLTLITRPGVVVDTDGLHLVHSKVKHLQAPADPGTPVTLRVELVGQKAHGRVVVRPPRRTFGQWLLRRPASLATGA; encoded by the coding sequence ATGTCGGGAGAGATCTCACCCACCGGGAAGTCCGCCGGGCCCGGCTCGTCGCCCGCGCTGCGTGCCTCGCACGCGGACCGGGACCGCGTGGTGGAGGTGCTGCGCGTCGCGGCGGGGGACGGCCTGCTGACGGGGGACGAGCTGGACGAGCGCCTCGAAGTCGCCCTGTCTGCGCGGACCTTGAGCGAACTGGCCGCGCTCACCGCCGACCTGCCGCCCGCGTCGGCCGGAGCCGACACGGCCGCGGTGGAGGCCAAGGACGTGGTGCGGTTCGAGCAGGTCCACAGCGGCGCGATCGAGCGCACGGGACGCTGGGTGGTGCCGCGGAAGCTGGAGCTCGCGGTCATGTACTGCGCCGTCACCCTGGACTTCACCGACGCGGTGATCACGCACGACACCCTGCGGATCGACGTAGGCATGACGGGCAAGACCCTGACGCTGATCACGCGGCCGGGCGTCGTGGTCGATACGGACGGGCTGCACCTGGTGCACAGCAAGGTCAAGCACCTTCAGGCACCGGCGGACCCGGGCACGCCGGTCACCCTGCGGGTGGAGCTGGTCGGTCAGAAGGCGCACGGCCGCGTGGTGGTGCGGCCTCCGCGCCGGACGTTCGGACAGTGGCTGCTGCGCAGGCCGGCGTCCCTGGCCACGGGCGCGTGA
- a CDS encoding serine hydrolase domain-containing protein, which yields MSKRATRKSRAFLRGVAVAIGAAMAFTCATGTGSAAEEAGRHDATQQALNALERAGMPGVAAEVSGPRGKWFGSAGYADTATQRKRTPADHLRAGSNTKSFISVVLLQLEAEGRLSLDDSVERWLPGVLKGNGYDGTKVTVRQLLNHTSGVHDMVSTPEWREHMNGPGFLAHRYDAWTPQQIVGLALTYKPDFEPGTGWNYSNTNFVLAGMVIEKVTGNTYAHEAERRILKRLKLRGTSFPGTDPKMPAPYAVGYSKLYAANPGPEIYDATEYNPAWSGATGEIISTTGDLNRYYSALLKGELLPAAQQRELLDTVKTGTFFDYGAGLIVRTLSCGVKVYGHDGIVWGSLTSTATTADGKHTLTFHLNGDWLEDGKPYEDVFEAEFCAKG from the coding sequence ATGTCCAAGCGTGCGACGCGGAAGAGCCGGGCCTTTCTGCGCGGTGTGGCCGTGGCGATCGGCGCGGCGATGGCCTTCACCTGCGCCACCGGCACCGGGAGCGCGGCCGAGGAGGCCGGCCGGCACGACGCGACCCAGCAGGCCCTCAACGCGCTCGAGCGGGCCGGGATGCCGGGCGTGGCCGCCGAGGTGAGCGGGCCGCGCGGCAAGTGGTTCGGGTCCGCCGGTTACGCCGACACCGCGACCCAGCGCAAGCGCACCCCCGCGGACCACCTGCGGGCGGGCAGCAACACCAAGTCCTTCATCTCCGTGGTCCTCCTCCAGCTGGAGGCCGAGGGCAGGCTGAGCCTGGACGACTCCGTCGAGCGCTGGCTGCCGGGCGTCCTCAAGGGCAACGGCTACGACGGCACCAAGGTGACGGTGCGTCAACTCCTCAACCACACCAGCGGCGTGCACGACATGGTGTCCACGCCGGAGTGGCGGGAGCACATGAACGGCCCCGGCTTCCTCGCCCACCGCTACGACGCCTGGACGCCGCAGCAGATCGTCGGTCTCGCGCTCACATACAAGCCCGACTTCGAGCCCGGCACCGGCTGGAACTACTCCAACACCAACTTCGTGCTCGCGGGCATGGTCATCGAGAAGGTCACGGGAAACACCTACGCGCACGAGGCCGAGCGGCGCATCCTCAAGCGCCTGAAGCTGCGCGGGACGAGCTTCCCCGGCACCGACCCCAAGATGCCCGCCCCGTACGCGGTCGGGTACTCCAAGCTGTACGCGGCGAACCCCGGGCCCGAGATCTACGACGCCACCGAGTACAACCCGGCGTGGTCGGGCGCGACCGGCGAGATCATCAGCACCACGGGCGACCTCAACCGCTACTACAGCGCGCTCCTCAAGGGTGAGCTGCTGCCTGCCGCCCAGCAGCGCGAGCTCCTGGACACGGTCAAGACGGGCACCTTCTTCGACTACGGCGCCGGGCTCATCGTCCGCACCCTGTCGTGCGGCGTGAAGGTCTACGGCCACGACGGCATCGTCTGGGGCTCCCTGACCAGCACGGCGACCACGGCCGACGGCAAGCACACCCTGACCTTCCACCTCAACGGCGACTGGCTGGAGGACGGCAAGCCCTACGAGGACGTCTTCGAAGCGGAGTTCTGCGCGAAGGGCTGA
- a CDS encoding sulfotransferase, producing the protein MRTLSFVIGTGRSGSTALSRILNSHPDVLSLNEFVASVGDAAFPEGKVTGEEFWQALFRPAPHFERMIRSGVPLPEFLYTRRPGRYASETTGIPALSLMVLPHLTDDPDGLLDELGAAVAPWPERTAAEHHEALFDLLRARFGRTAVVERSGYSTGRAPVLRAAFPQARFVHLFRDGPDCALSMSRHTGYRAISLLREIKARAGVEDLADLTEAHVRALPADLSPLLGDRFEAALVRDRPIPLRTFGRLWSELVTEGAEFLDRLPADQRATLAYEDLLDAPREELTRLAAFVGVAPLPQWLDGACALLDHGRRGSARALTDAEFDELRESCAAGTRVLAGHRGR; encoded by the coding sequence GTGCGCACCTTGAGCTTCGTCATCGGTACCGGCCGCAGCGGCTCGACCGCGTTGTCCCGCATCCTCAACTCGCACCCGGACGTCCTCAGCCTCAACGAGTTCGTGGCCTCCGTGGGCGACGCGGCCTTCCCCGAAGGGAAAGTGACCGGTGAGGAGTTCTGGCAGGCGCTGTTCCGGCCCGCCCCGCACTTCGAGCGGATGATCCGCAGCGGGGTGCCGCTGCCGGAGTTCCTCTACACGCGCCGCCCCGGACGGTACGCGTCGGAGACCACCGGCATCCCCGCGCTCTCCCTCATGGTCCTGCCCCACCTCACCGACGACCCCGACGGCCTCCTCGACGAGCTCGGCGCGGCGGTCGCCCCCTGGCCCGAGCGCACCGCCGCCGAACACCACGAGGCGCTGTTCGACCTGCTCCGCGCGCGGTTCGGACGCACCGCCGTCGTGGAGCGCTCCGGCTACTCGACCGGCCGGGCACCCGTGCTGCGGGCCGCCTTCCCGCAGGCACGGTTCGTGCACCTGTTCCGCGACGGCCCGGACTGCGCCCTGTCCATGAGCCGCCACACCGGCTACCGCGCGATCTCCCTGCTGCGCGAGATCAAGGCGAGGGCGGGCGTCGAGGACCTCGCCGACCTGACCGAGGCACACGTACGCGCGCTGCCCGCGGACCTCTCGCCGCTGCTCGGGGACCGCTTCGAGGCCGCTCTCGTACGCGACCGGCCCATCCCCCTGCGGACGTTCGGCCGCCTGTGGTCGGAACTCGTCACCGAGGGCGCGGAGTTCCTGGACCGGCTCCCCGCCGATCAGCGGGCCACGCTCGCCTACGAGGACCTCCTCGACGCTCCCCGCGAAGAGCTGACCCGGCTGGCCGCGTTCGTCGGTGTCGCACCGCTCCCGCAGTGGCTGGACGGCGCCTGCGCGCTGCTCGACCACGGTCGGCGCGGCTCCGCCCGGGCGCTGACGGACGCGGAGTTCGACGAGCTGAGGGAGAGCTGCGCCGCGGGCACCCGCGTCCTGGCGGGGCACCGGGGCCGGTGA